A single window of Zea mays cultivar B73 chromosome 10, Zm-B73-REFERENCE-NAM-5.0, whole genome shotgun sequence DNA harbors:
- the LOC103641502 gene encoding putative inorganic phosphate transporter 1-13, translated as MGLCSAVLGQKSQPVGRHGPARLTDQAQSGRARSGRAQTGSGRAGPGRPFGHLYHRLTGLGSAMFYRMLGVVTMATGGETRRARKQITVLQALDVARTQVYHFTTIVIAGMGFFTDAYDLFSISLITDLLGRIYYADGKLPEDAAVAVCSIALVGTVLGQVFFGWLGDRMGRKRIYGITLKLMVLCSLASGLSFSRKPKDAIATLCFFRFWLGVGIGGDYPLSATIMSEYANKRTRGAFIAAVFAMQGLGNLAAGTVVLATCARFKGTRAYETDPFGQADYVWRVVLMLGAVPALLTYYWRMRMPETARYTALVAKNLKQAASDMTSVLEVEIPSEGEEVEALAIQDEFGLFSTGFVRRYGRELLSTTVCWLVLDVVFYSLNLFMKDIFSDIGWFEDASSKGPIEQTYDIARTQVIIVLAGTLPGYLFTVVFVDKLGRIRIQIVGFTLMTILMLGLAGPYKFWCSSKSTRIGFAFMYALIFFFANFGPNSTTFILPAEIFPTRLRSTCHGISGAGGKIGAIVGVLWFLRCRTSIQNSLLMLAGCNLVGVIFTLALPESKGMSLEDVTGEIGQRNEELPLESPQMVDGADFIHSVDFL; from the coding sequence atgGGCCTGTGTAGTGCCGTGCTCGGACAGAAGAGTCAGCCCGTCGGGCGGCACGGCCCGGCCCGATTAACAGATCAGGCTCAATCGGGTCGGGCTCGATCGGGCCGGGCTCAAACGGgctcgggccgggccgggccgggccgcccATTTGGACATCTATACCACCGCCTGACTGGCTTGGGCAGCGCCATGTTCTACCGAATGCTCGGCGTGGTTACAATGGCGACGGGCGGCGAGACGCGGCGGGCGCGCAAGCAGATCACCGTGCTGCAGGCGCTCGACGTGGCCAGGACGCAGGTGTACCACTTCACCACCATCGTTATCGCCGGGATGGGCTTCTTCACCGACGCCTACGACCTCTTCTCCAtctccctcatcaccgacctcctCGGCCGCATCTACTACGCTGACGGCAAGCTGCCGGAAGACGCCGCTGTTGCGGTATGTAGCATTGCGCTGGTGGGCACCGTGCTGGGGCAGGTTTTCTTCGGCTGGCTCGGCGACAGGATGGGGCGCAAGCGCATCTACGGCATCACGCTGAAGCTCATGGTGCTCTGCTCACTCGCCTCCGGCCTCTCCTTCAGCCGCAAGCCCAAGGACGCGATCGCGACGCTGTGCTTCTTCCGCTTCTGGCTGGGCGTCGGCATCGGCGGTGACTACCCGCTCTCCGCCACCATCATGTCGGAGTACGCGAACAAGAGGACGCGTGGTGCCTTCATtgccgcagtcttcgccatgcagGGCCTAGGGAATCTTGCTGCTGGAACTGTGGTGCTGGCCACCTGTGCTAGGTTCAAAGGCACCAGGGCCTACGAAACGGATCCGTTTGGGCAGGCAGACTACGTGTGGCGCGTCGTCCTCATGCTGGGCGCCGTTCCAGCCCTCCTCACGTACTACTGGCGCATGAGGATGCCGGAGACAGCGCGCTACACCGCGCTGGTCGCGAAAAACCTGAAGCAGGCGGCGTCCGACATGACGTCCGTCCTCGAGGTCGAGATCCCTTCAGAGGGAGAGGAGGTGGAGGCCCTTGCCATACAAGACGAGTTTGGACTCTTCTCCACGGGATTCGTTCGCCGCTACGGCCGTGAGCTGCTCAGCACCACCGTATGCTGGTTAGTTCTCGACGTCGTCTTCTACTCCCTGAATCTGTTCATGAAAGACATCTTCAGCGACATCGGCTGGTTCGAAGACGCGAGCAGCAAGGGGCCAATTGAGCAGACATACGATATTGCTCGTACTCAGGTGATCATCGTGCTGGCTGGGACCCTCCCCGGGTACTTGTTCACCGTCGTCTTCGTCGACAAGCTCGGCCGCATCAGGATACAGATAGTCGGGTTCACTTTGATGACTATACTCATGCTTGGCCTGGCTGGGCCTTACAAGTTCTGGTGCAGCAGTAAGAGCACGCGGATTGGCTTCGCCTTCATGTACGCGTTGATCTTCTTCTTCGCCAACTTCGGCCCGAACTCGACCACGTTCATCCTCCCCGCGGAGATATTCCCGACGCGGCTGCGGTCGACGTGCCATGGCATATCTGGCGCTGGAGGGAAGATCGGTGCGATCGTTGGCGTGCTCTGGTTCCTCCGCTGTCGAACCAGCATTCAGAACTCGCTCCTCATGCTCGCTGGTTGTAACCTCGTTGGAGTCATATTCACCCTAGCGTTACCGGAGTCTAAAGGCATGTCGCTCGAGGACGTCACCGGTGAGATTGGTCAACGGAACGAGGAACTTCCATTGGAATCGCCTCAAATGGTCGATGGAGCAGACTTCATCCACAGTGTTGATTTTTTATAA